From Tripterygium wilfordii isolate XIE 37 chromosome 16, ASM1340144v1, whole genome shotgun sequence, one genomic window encodes:
- the LOC119980923 gene encoding protein SPT2 homolog isoform X36 translates to MASSAAGSSDLNKSSSANKEVTSPTSSPLVINQTASAAEADVEGGLTTPNQGIGDTDQTATGQLSAEEARKRAKKETDARHHNKRKTKLENYDKMSSDFGKLQLENEHLRKENEHSRKENESLKQLAESRNKETEKFESRITSLTDENYSLLKENKSLLLQIVNLYEENNQLKKEKECWKNLYTQQQPVDSNSYGQVSFQSMHGHLQPMPTGDGGSVSQQHVNSSFSSQFQSMHGHSQPMPTGGGGSVSQQHVNSSFPGQVSFQNMDGHSQPMPTGGGGSVSQQHVNSSFPGQFQNMDGHSQPMPTGGGGSVSRQHVNSSFPSQFQNMDGHSQPMPTDGGGSVSQQHANSSFPGQLQNMHGHSQPMPTGSGGVNSSFSGQASPTGGGKSGYPFIGREKFMELSYAELPEPSPPMQTGGREAYPTSGN, encoded by the exons ATGGCAAGCTCTGCTGCTGGTTCATCAGATCTCAACAAGTCGAGCTCGGCGAACAAGGAGGTCACGTCTCCAACAAGCTCTCCGTTAG TTATAAATCAAACGGCTTCTGCAGCAGAAGCAGATGTTGAGGGAGGGTTGACTACTCCAAATCAAG GGATTGGAGACACTGATCAAACTGCAACTGGACAATTATCTGCCGAAGAAGCTAGGAAAAGAGCAAAAAAAGAGACTGATGCTAGGCACCACAATAAAAGAAAG ACGAAGCTGGAAAATTACGATAAAATGTCGTCTGACTTTGGAAAACTTCAACTAGAGAATGAGCATTTAAGGAAGGAGAATGAGCATTCAAGGAAGGAGAATGAGTCATTGAAACAACTGGCGGAGTCACGTAACAAAGAGACAGAGAAATTTGAATCTCGAATTACTTCATTGACCGATGAAAATTATTCTCTATTGAAGGAGAACAAATCTTTGCTTCTTCAGATTGTG AATTTGTATGAGGAGAATAATCAATTGAAAAAGGAGAAGGAATGCTGGAAGAATCTTTATACCCAACAGCAGCCTGTGGATTCTAATTCTTATGGTCAAGTAAGT TTTCAGAGCATGCATGGACATTTACAACCTATGCCAACTGGCGACGGAGGAAGTGTATCCCAACAACATGTGAATTCTAGCTTTTCTAGCCAA TTTCAGAGCATGCATGGACATTCACAACCTATGCCAACTGGCGGCGGAGGAAGTGTATCCCAACAACATGTGAATTCTAGTTTTCCTGGCCAAGTAAGT TTTCAGAACATGGATGGACATTCACAACCTATGCCAACTGGCGGCGGAGGAAGTGTATCCCAACAACATGTGAATTCTAGTTTTCCTGGTCAA TTTCAGAACATGGATGGACATTCACAACCTATGCCAACTGGCGGCGGAGGAAGTGTATCCCGACAACATGTGAATTCTAGTTTTCCTAGCCAA TTTCAGAACATGGATGGACATTCACAACCTATGCCAACTGACGGCGGAGGAAGTGTATCCCAACAACACGCGAATTCTAGTTTTCCTGGCCAA CTTCAGAACATGCATGGACATTCACAACCTATGCCAACTGGCAGCGGAGGTGTGAATTCTAGCTTTT CTGGCCAAGCAAGT CCAACTGGTGGTGGAAAAAGCGGATACCCCTTCATCGGCCGAGAAAAATTTATGGAGCTTAGTTATGCA GAACTGCCTGAACCTTCACCACCCATGCAAACTGGCGGCAGAGAAGCGTATCCCACTTCGGGTAACTGA
- the LOC119980923 gene encoding uncharacterized protein LOC119980923 isoform X46, which yields MASSAAGSSDLNKSSSANKEVTSPTSSPLVINQTASAAEADVEGGLTTPNQGIGDTDQTATGQLSAEEARKRAKKETDARHHNKRKTKLENYDKMSSDFGKLQLENEHLRKENEHSRKENESLKQLAESRNKETEKFESRITSLTDENYSLLKENKSLLLQIVNLYEENNQLKKEKECWKNLYTQQQPVDSNSYGQVSFQSMHGHLQPMPTGDGGSVSQQHVNSSFSSQFQSMHGHSQPMPTGGGGSVSQQHVNSSFPGQVSFQNMDGHSQPMPTGGGGSVSQQHVNSSFPGQFQNMDGHSQPMPTGGGGSVSRQHVNSSFPSQFQNMDGHSQPMPTDGGGSVSQQHANSSFPGQPTGGGKSGYPFIGREKFMELSYAELPEPSPPMQTGGREAYPTSGN from the exons ATGGCAAGCTCTGCTGCTGGTTCATCAGATCTCAACAAGTCGAGCTCGGCGAACAAGGAGGTCACGTCTCCAACAAGCTCTCCGTTAG TTATAAATCAAACGGCTTCTGCAGCAGAAGCAGATGTTGAGGGAGGGTTGACTACTCCAAATCAAG GGATTGGAGACACTGATCAAACTGCAACTGGACAATTATCTGCCGAAGAAGCTAGGAAAAGAGCAAAAAAAGAGACTGATGCTAGGCACCACAATAAAAGAAAG ACGAAGCTGGAAAATTACGATAAAATGTCGTCTGACTTTGGAAAACTTCAACTAGAGAATGAGCATTTAAGGAAGGAGAATGAGCATTCAAGGAAGGAGAATGAGTCATTGAAACAACTGGCGGAGTCACGTAACAAAGAGACAGAGAAATTTGAATCTCGAATTACTTCATTGACCGATGAAAATTATTCTCTATTGAAGGAGAACAAATCTTTGCTTCTTCAGATTGTG AATTTGTATGAGGAGAATAATCAATTGAAAAAGGAGAAGGAATGCTGGAAGAATCTTTATACCCAACAGCAGCCTGTGGATTCTAATTCTTATGGTCAAGTAAGT TTTCAGAGCATGCATGGACATTTACAACCTATGCCAACTGGCGACGGAGGAAGTGTATCCCAACAACATGTGAATTCTAGCTTTTCTAGCCAA TTTCAGAGCATGCATGGACATTCACAACCTATGCCAACTGGCGGCGGAGGAAGTGTATCCCAACAACATGTGAATTCTAGTTTTCCTGGCCAAGTAAGT TTTCAGAACATGGATGGACATTCACAACCTATGCCAACTGGCGGCGGAGGAAGTGTATCCCAACAACATGTGAATTCTAGTTTTCCTGGTCAA TTTCAGAACATGGATGGACATTCACAACCTATGCCAACTGGCGGCGGAGGAAGTGTATCCCGACAACATGTGAATTCTAGTTTTCCTAGCCAA TTTCAGAACATGGATGGACATTCACAACCTATGCCAACTGACGGCGGAGGAAGTGTATCCCAACAACACGCGAATTCTAGTTTTCCTGGCCAA CCAACTGGTGGTGGAAAAAGCGGATACCCCTTCATCGGCCGAGAAAAATTTATGGAGCTTAGTTATGCA GAACTGCCTGAACCTTCACCACCCATGCAAACTGGCGGCAGAGAAGCGTATCCCACTTCGGGTAACTGA
- the LOC119980923 gene encoding protein SPT2 homolog isoform X29, giving the protein MASSAAGSSDLNKSSSANKEVTSPTSSPLVINQTASAAEADVEGGLTTPNQGIGDTDQTATGQLSAEEARKRAKKETDARHHNKRKTKLENYDKMSSDFGKLQLENEHLRKENEHSRKENESLKQLAESRNKETEKFESRITSLTDENYSLLKENKSLLLQIVNLYEENNQLKKEKECWKNLYTQQQPVDSNSYGQVSFQSMHGHLQPMPTGDGGSVSQQHVNSSFSSQFQSMHGHSQPMPTGGGGSVSQQHVNSSFPGQVSFQNMDGHSQPMPTGGGGSVSQQHVNSSFPGQFQNMDGHSQPMPTGGGGSVSRQHVNSSFPSQFQNMDGHSQPMPTGGGGSVSQQHVNSSFPGQFQNMDGHSQPMPTDGGGSVSQQHANSSFPGQPTGGGKSGYPFIGREKFMELSYAELPEPSPPMQTGGREAYPTSGN; this is encoded by the exons ATGGCAAGCTCTGCTGCTGGTTCATCAGATCTCAACAAGTCGAGCTCGGCGAACAAGGAGGTCACGTCTCCAACAAGCTCTCCGTTAG TTATAAATCAAACGGCTTCTGCAGCAGAAGCAGATGTTGAGGGAGGGTTGACTACTCCAAATCAAG GGATTGGAGACACTGATCAAACTGCAACTGGACAATTATCTGCCGAAGAAGCTAGGAAAAGAGCAAAAAAAGAGACTGATGCTAGGCACCACAATAAAAGAAAG ACGAAGCTGGAAAATTACGATAAAATGTCGTCTGACTTTGGAAAACTTCAACTAGAGAATGAGCATTTAAGGAAGGAGAATGAGCATTCAAGGAAGGAGAATGAGTCATTGAAACAACTGGCGGAGTCACGTAACAAAGAGACAGAGAAATTTGAATCTCGAATTACTTCATTGACCGATGAAAATTATTCTCTATTGAAGGAGAACAAATCTTTGCTTCTTCAGATTGTG AATTTGTATGAGGAGAATAATCAATTGAAAAAGGAGAAGGAATGCTGGAAGAATCTTTATACCCAACAGCAGCCTGTGGATTCTAATTCTTATGGTCAAGTAAGT TTTCAGAGCATGCATGGACATTTACAACCTATGCCAACTGGCGACGGAGGAAGTGTATCCCAACAACATGTGAATTCTAGCTTTTCTAGCCAA TTTCAGAGCATGCATGGACATTCACAACCTATGCCAACTGGCGGCGGAGGAAGTGTATCCCAACAACATGTGAATTCTAGTTTTCCTGGCCAAGTAAGT TTTCAGAACATGGATGGACATTCACAACCTATGCCAACTGGCGGCGGAGGAAGTGTATCCCAACAACATGTGAATTCTAGTTTTCCTGGTCAA TTTCAGAACATGGATGGACATTCACAACCTATGCCAACTGGCGGCGGAGGAAGTGTATCCCGACAACATGTGAATTCTAGTTTTCCTAGCCAA TTTCAAAACATGGATGGACATTCACAACCTATGCCAACTGGCGGCGGAGGAAGTGTATCCCAACAACATGTGAATTCTAGTTTCCCTGGCCAA TTTCAGAACATGGATGGACATTCACAACCTATGCCAACTGACGGCGGAGGAAGTGTATCCCAACAACACGCGAATTCTAGTTTTCCTGGCCAA CCAACTGGTGGTGGAAAAAGCGGATACCCCTTCATCGGCCGAGAAAAATTTATGGAGCTTAGTTATGCA GAACTGCCTGAACCTTCACCACCCATGCAAACTGGCGGCAGAGAAGCGTATCCCACTTCGGGTAACTGA
- the LOC119980923 gene encoding S-antigen protein-like isoform X25, protein MISNTWALMASSAAGSSDLNKSSSSKKKKKVTSPTSSPLVTNRKASAADVEGRLNMPNQGTWKTDAGTDQSTAGQLYAKKAEKKTRREVDANYRRKIKTKVENYDYMLSEFGKLQLENERLRKENEHLRKDNESLKQLAESHNKETEKLESRITSLTGDNNSLSKENKSFLLKMLNLYEENDQLKKKEYWKNLYTHQQLVGSNSYGQVSFQSMHGHSQPMPTGGGGSVSQQHVNSSFPGQVSFQNMDGHSQPMPTGGGGSVSQQHVNSSFPGQFQNMDGHSQPMPTGGGGSVSRQHVNSSFPSQFQNMDGHSQPMPTGGGGSVSQQHVNSSFPGQISFQNMDGHSQPMPTDGGGSVSQQHANSSFPGQLQNMHGHSQPMPTGSGGVNSSFSGQASPTGGGKSGYPFIGREKFMELSYAELPEPSPPMQTGGREAYPTSGN, encoded by the exons ATGATCAG CAATACTTGGGCACTAATGGCAAGCTCTGCTGCTGGTTCATCAGATCTCAACAAGTCGAGCTcgtcgaagaagaagaagaaagtcacGTCTCCAACAAGCTCTCCGTTAG TTACAAATCGAAAGGCTTCTGCAGCAGACGTTGAGGGACGGTTGAATATGCCAAATCAAG GTACATGGAAGACTGATGCAGGCACTGATCAATCTACAGCTGGACAATTATATGCCAAAAAAGCCGAGAAAAAAACACGAAGAGAGGTTGATGCAAATTATCGCCGTAAAATAAAG ACGAAGGTGGAAAATTACGATTACATGTTGTCTGAGTTTGGAAAACTTCAACTAGAGAATGAGCGTTTAAGGAAGGAGAATGAGCATTTAAGGAAGGATAATGAGTCATTGAAACAACTGGCTGAGTCACATAACAAAGAGACAGAGAAACTTGAATCTCGAATTACTTCATTGACCGGCGACAATAATTCCCTATCGAAGGAGAACAAATCTTTTCTTCTTAAGATGCTG AATTTGTATGAGGAGAATGATCAATTGAAAAAGAAGGAATACTGGAAGAATCTTTATACCCACCAGCAGCTTGTGGGTTCAAATTCTTATGGTCAAGTAAGT TTTCAGAGCATGCATGGACATTCACAACCTATGCCAACTGGCGGCGGAGGAAGTGTATCCCAACAACATGTGAATTCTAGTTTTCCTGGCCAAGTAAGT TTTCAGAACATGGATGGACATTCACAACCTATGCCAACTGGCGGCGGAGGAAGTGTATCCCAACAACATGTGAATTCTAGTTTTCCTGGTCAA TTTCAGAACATGGATGGACATTCACAACCTATGCCAACTGGCGGCGGAGGAAGTGTATCCCGACAACATGTGAATTCTAGTTTTCCTAGCCAA TTTCAAAACATGGATGGACATTCACAACCTATGCCAACTGGCGGCGGAGGAAGTGTATCCCAACAACATGTGAATTCTAGTTTCCCTGGCCAAATAAGT TTTCAGAACATGGATGGACATTCACAACCTATGCCAACTGACGGCGGAGGAAGTGTATCCCAACAACACGCGAATTCTAGTTTTCCTGGCCAA CTTCAGAACATGCATGGACATTCACAACCTATGCCAACTGGCAGCGGAGGTGTGAATTCTAGCTTTT CTGGCCAAGCAAGT CCAACTGGTGGTGGAAAAAGCGGATACCCCTTCATCGGCCGAGAAAAATTTATGGAGCTTAGTTATGCA GAACTGCCTGAACCTTCACCACCCATGCAAACTGGCGGCAGAGAAGCGTATCCCACTTCGGGTAACTGA
- the LOC119980923 gene encoding S-antigen protein-like isoform X5, giving the protein MASSAAGSSDLNKSSSANKEVTSPTSSPLVINQTASAAEADVEGGLTTPNQGIGDTDQTATGQLSAEEARKRAKKETDARHHNKRKTKLENYDKMSSDFGKLQLENEHLRKENEHSRKENESLKQLAESRNKETEKFESRITSLTDENYSLLKENKSLLLQIVNLYEENNQLKKEKECWKNLYTQQQPVDSNSYGQVSFQSMHGHLQPMPTGDGGSVSQQHVNSSFSSQFQSMHGHSQPMPTGGGGSVSQQHVNSSFPGQVSFQNMDGHSQPMPTGGGGSVSQQHVNSSFPGQFQNMDGHSQPMPTGGGGSVSRQHVNSSFPSQFQNMDGHSQPMPTGGGGSVSQQHVNSSFPGQFQNMDGHSQPMPTDGGGSVSQQHANSSFPGQLQNMHGHSQPMPTGSGGVNSSFSGQASPTGGGKSGYPFIGREKFMELSYAELPEPSPPMQTGGREAYPTSGN; this is encoded by the exons ATGGCAAGCTCTGCTGCTGGTTCATCAGATCTCAACAAGTCGAGCTCGGCGAACAAGGAGGTCACGTCTCCAACAAGCTCTCCGTTAG TTATAAATCAAACGGCTTCTGCAGCAGAAGCAGATGTTGAGGGAGGGTTGACTACTCCAAATCAAG GGATTGGAGACACTGATCAAACTGCAACTGGACAATTATCTGCCGAAGAAGCTAGGAAAAGAGCAAAAAAAGAGACTGATGCTAGGCACCACAATAAAAGAAAG ACGAAGCTGGAAAATTACGATAAAATGTCGTCTGACTTTGGAAAACTTCAACTAGAGAATGAGCATTTAAGGAAGGAGAATGAGCATTCAAGGAAGGAGAATGAGTCATTGAAACAACTGGCGGAGTCACGTAACAAAGAGACAGAGAAATTTGAATCTCGAATTACTTCATTGACCGATGAAAATTATTCTCTATTGAAGGAGAACAAATCTTTGCTTCTTCAGATTGTG AATTTGTATGAGGAGAATAATCAATTGAAAAAGGAGAAGGAATGCTGGAAGAATCTTTATACCCAACAGCAGCCTGTGGATTCTAATTCTTATGGTCAAGTAAGT TTTCAGAGCATGCATGGACATTTACAACCTATGCCAACTGGCGACGGAGGAAGTGTATCCCAACAACATGTGAATTCTAGCTTTTCTAGCCAA TTTCAGAGCATGCATGGACATTCACAACCTATGCCAACTGGCGGCGGAGGAAGTGTATCCCAACAACATGTGAATTCTAGTTTTCCTGGCCAAGTAAGT TTTCAGAACATGGATGGACATTCACAACCTATGCCAACTGGCGGCGGAGGAAGTGTATCCCAACAACATGTGAATTCTAGTTTTCCTGGTCAA TTTCAGAACATGGATGGACATTCACAACCTATGCCAACTGGCGGCGGAGGAAGTGTATCCCGACAACATGTGAATTCTAGTTTTCCTAGCCAA TTTCAAAACATGGATGGACATTCACAACCTATGCCAACTGGCGGCGGAGGAAGTGTATCCCAACAACATGTGAATTCTAGTTTCCCTGGCCAA TTTCAGAACATGGATGGACATTCACAACCTATGCCAACTGACGGCGGAGGAAGTGTATCCCAACAACACGCGAATTCTAGTTTTCCTGGCCAA CTTCAGAACATGCATGGACATTCACAACCTATGCCAACTGGCAGCGGAGGTGTGAATTCTAGCTTTT CTGGCCAAGCAAGT CCAACTGGTGGTGGAAAAAGCGGATACCCCTTCATCGGCCGAGAAAAATTTATGGAGCTTAGTTATGCA GAACTGCCTGAACCTTCACCACCCATGCAAACTGGCGGCAGAGAAGCGTATCCCACTTCGGGTAACTGA
- the LOC119980923 gene encoding uncharacterized protein LOC119980923 isoform X44 has translation MALEHCKSTYVSSCSNTWALMASSAAGSSDLNKSSSSKKKKKVTSPTSSPLVTNRKASAADVEGRLNMPNQGTWKTDAGTDQSTAGQLYAKKAEKKTRREVDANYRRKIKTKVENYDYMLSEFGKLQLENERLRKENEHLRKDNESLKQLAESHNKETEKLESRITSLTGDNNSLSKENKSFLLKMLNLYEENDQLKKKEYWKNLYTHQQLVGSNSYGQNMDGHSQPMPTGGGGSVSQQHVNSSFPGQFQNMDGHSQPMPTGGGGSVSRQHVNSSFPSQFQNMDGHSQPMPTGGGGSVSQQHVNSSFPGQISFQNMDGHSQPMPTDGGGSVSQQHANSSFPGQLQNMHGHSQPMPTGSGGVNSSFSGQASPTGGGKSGYPFIGREKFMELSYAELPEPSPPMQTGGREAYPTSGN, from the exons ATGGCTCTCGAACATTGCAAGTCTACGTA CGTTAGTTCTTGCAGCAATACTTGGGCACTAATGGCAAGCTCTGCTGCTGGTTCATCAGATCTCAACAAGTCGAGCTcgtcgaagaagaagaagaaagtcacGTCTCCAACAAGCTCTCCGTTAG TTACAAATCGAAAGGCTTCTGCAGCAGACGTTGAGGGACGGTTGAATATGCCAAATCAAG GTACATGGAAGACTGATGCAGGCACTGATCAATCTACAGCTGGACAATTATATGCCAAAAAAGCCGAGAAAAAAACACGAAGAGAGGTTGATGCAAATTATCGCCGTAAAATAAAG ACGAAGGTGGAAAATTACGATTACATGTTGTCTGAGTTTGGAAAACTTCAACTAGAGAATGAGCGTTTAAGGAAGGAGAATGAGCATTTAAGGAAGGATAATGAGTCATTGAAACAACTGGCTGAGTCACATAACAAAGAGACAGAGAAACTTGAATCTCGAATTACTTCATTGACCGGCGACAATAATTCCCTATCGAAGGAGAACAAATCTTTTCTTCTTAAGATGCTG AATTTGTATGAGGAGAATGATCAATTGAAAAAGAAGGAATACTGGAAGAATCTTTATACCCACCAGCAGCTTGTGGGTTCAAATTCTTATGGTCAA AACATGGATGGACATTCACAACCTATGCCAACTGGCGGCGGAGGAAGTGTATCCCAACAACATGTGAATTCTAGTTTTCCTGGTCAA TTTCAGAACATGGATGGACATTCACAACCTATGCCAACTGGCGGCGGAGGAAGTGTATCCCGACAACATGTGAATTCTAGTTTTCCTAGCCAA TTTCAAAACATGGATGGACATTCACAACCTATGCCAACTGGCGGCGGAGGAAGTGTATCCCAACAACATGTGAATTCTAGTTTCCCTGGCCAAATAAGT TTTCAGAACATGGATGGACATTCACAACCTATGCCAACTGACGGCGGAGGAAGTGTATCCCAACAACACGCGAATTCTAGTTTTCCTGGCCAA CTTCAGAACATGCATGGACATTCACAACCTATGCCAACTGGCAGCGGAGGTGTGAATTCTAGCTTTT CTGGCCAAGCAAGT CCAACTGGTGGTGGAAAAAGCGGATACCCCTTCATCGGCCGAGAAAAATTTATGGAGCTTAGTTATGCA GAACTGCCTGAACCTTCACCACCCATGCAAACTGGCGGCAGAGAAGCGTATCCCACTTCGGGTAACTGA
- the LOC119980923 gene encoding protein SPT2 homolog isoform X34 has translation MASSAAGSSDLNKSSSANKEVTSPTSSPLVINQTASAAEADVEGGLTTPNQGIGDTDQTATGQLSAEEARKRAKKETDARHHNKRKTKLENYDKMSSDFGKLQLENEHLRKENEHSRKENESLKQLAESRNKETEKFESRITSLTDENYSLLKENKSLLLQIVNLYEENNQLKKEKECWKNLYTQQQPVDSNSYGQVSFQSMHGHLQPMPTGDGGSVSQQHVNSSFSSQFQSMHGHSQPMPTGGGGSVSQQHVNSSFPGQFQNMDGHSQPMPTGGGGSVSQQHVNSSFPGQFQNMDGHSQPMPTGGGGSVSQQHVNSSFPGQISFQNMDGHSQPMPTDGGGSVSQQHANSSFPGQLQNMHGHSQPMPTGSGGVNSSFSGQASPTGGGKSGYPFIGREKFMELSYAELPEPSPPMQTGGREAYPTSGN, from the exons ATGGCAAGCTCTGCTGCTGGTTCATCAGATCTCAACAAGTCGAGCTCGGCGAACAAGGAGGTCACGTCTCCAACAAGCTCTCCGTTAG TTATAAATCAAACGGCTTCTGCAGCAGAAGCAGATGTTGAGGGAGGGTTGACTACTCCAAATCAAG GGATTGGAGACACTGATCAAACTGCAACTGGACAATTATCTGCCGAAGAAGCTAGGAAAAGAGCAAAAAAAGAGACTGATGCTAGGCACCACAATAAAAGAAAG ACGAAGCTGGAAAATTACGATAAAATGTCGTCTGACTTTGGAAAACTTCAACTAGAGAATGAGCATTTAAGGAAGGAGAATGAGCATTCAAGGAAGGAGAATGAGTCATTGAAACAACTGGCGGAGTCACGTAACAAAGAGACAGAGAAATTTGAATCTCGAATTACTTCATTGACCGATGAAAATTATTCTCTATTGAAGGAGAACAAATCTTTGCTTCTTCAGATTGTG AATTTGTATGAGGAGAATAATCAATTGAAAAAGGAGAAGGAATGCTGGAAGAATCTTTATACCCAACAGCAGCCTGTGGATTCTAATTCTTATGGTCAAGTAAGT TTTCAGAGCATGCATGGACATTTACAACCTATGCCAACTGGCGACGGAGGAAGTGTATCCCAACAACATGTGAATTCTAGCTTTTCTAGCCAA TTTCAGAGCATGCATGGACATTCACAACCTATGCCAACTGGCGGCGGAGGAAGTGTATCCCAACAACATGTGAATTCTAGTTTTCCTGGCCAA TTTCAGAACATGGATGGACATTCACAACCTATGCCAACTGGCGGCGGAGGAAGTGTATCCCAACAACATGTGAATTCTAGTTTTCCTGGTCAA TTTCAAAACATGGATGGACATTCACAACCTATGCCAACTGGCGGCGGAGGAAGTGTATCCCAACAACATGTGAATTCTAGTTTCCCTGGCCAAATAAGT TTTCAGAACATGGATGGACATTCACAACCTATGCCAACTGACGGCGGAGGAAGTGTATCCCAACAACACGCGAATTCTAGTTTTCCTGGCCAA CTTCAGAACATGCATGGACATTCACAACCTATGCCAACTGGCAGCGGAGGTGTGAATTCTAGCTTTT CTGGCCAAGCAAGT CCAACTGGTGGTGGAAAAAGCGGATACCCCTTCATCGGCCGAGAAAAATTTATGGAGCTTAGTTATGCA GAACTGCCTGAACCTTCACCACCCATGCAAACTGGCGGCAGAGAAGCGTATCCCACTTCGGGTAACTGA
- the LOC119980923 gene encoding uncharacterized protein LOC119980923 isoform X18: MALEHCKSTYNTWALMASSAAGSSDLNKSSSSKKKKKVTSPTSSPLVTNRKASAADVEGRLNMPNQGTWKTDAGTDQSTAGQLYAKKAEKKTRREVDANYRRKIKTKVENYDYMLSEFGKLQLENERLRKENEHLRKDNESLKQLAESHNKETEKLESRITSLTGDNNSLSKENKSFLLKMLNLYEENDQLKKKEYWKNLYTHQQLVGSNSYGQVSFQSMHGHSQPMPTGGGGSVSQQHVNSSFPGQVSFQNMDGHSQPMPTGGGGSVSQQHVNSSFPGQFQNMDGHSQPMPTGGGGSVSRQHVNSSFPSQFQNMDGHSQPMPTGGGGSVSQQHVNSSFPGQISFQNMDGHSQPMPTDGGGSVSQQHANSSFPGQLQNMHGHSQPMPTGSGGVNSSFSGQASPTGGGKSGYPFIGREKFMELSYAELPEPSPPMQTGGREAYPTSGN, from the exons ATGGCTCTCGAACATTGCAAGTCTACGTA CAATACTTGGGCACTAATGGCAAGCTCTGCTGCTGGTTCATCAGATCTCAACAAGTCGAGCTcgtcgaagaagaagaagaaagtcacGTCTCCAACAAGCTCTCCGTTAG TTACAAATCGAAAGGCTTCTGCAGCAGACGTTGAGGGACGGTTGAATATGCCAAATCAAG GTACATGGAAGACTGATGCAGGCACTGATCAATCTACAGCTGGACAATTATATGCCAAAAAAGCCGAGAAAAAAACACGAAGAGAGGTTGATGCAAATTATCGCCGTAAAATAAAG ACGAAGGTGGAAAATTACGATTACATGTTGTCTGAGTTTGGAAAACTTCAACTAGAGAATGAGCGTTTAAGGAAGGAGAATGAGCATTTAAGGAAGGATAATGAGTCATTGAAACAACTGGCTGAGTCACATAACAAAGAGACAGAGAAACTTGAATCTCGAATTACTTCATTGACCGGCGACAATAATTCCCTATCGAAGGAGAACAAATCTTTTCTTCTTAAGATGCTG AATTTGTATGAGGAGAATGATCAATTGAAAAAGAAGGAATACTGGAAGAATCTTTATACCCACCAGCAGCTTGTGGGTTCAAATTCTTATGGTCAAGTAAGT TTTCAGAGCATGCATGGACATTCACAACCTATGCCAACTGGCGGCGGAGGAAGTGTATCCCAACAACATGTGAATTCTAGTTTTCCTGGCCAAGTAAGT TTTCAGAACATGGATGGACATTCACAACCTATGCCAACTGGCGGCGGAGGAAGTGTATCCCAACAACATGTGAATTCTAGTTTTCCTGGTCAA TTTCAGAACATGGATGGACATTCACAACCTATGCCAACTGGCGGCGGAGGAAGTGTATCCCGACAACATGTGAATTCTAGTTTTCCTAGCCAA TTTCAAAACATGGATGGACATTCACAACCTATGCCAACTGGCGGCGGAGGAAGTGTATCCCAACAACATGTGAATTCTAGTTTCCCTGGCCAAATAAGT TTTCAGAACATGGATGGACATTCACAACCTATGCCAACTGACGGCGGAGGAAGTGTATCCCAACAACACGCGAATTCTAGTTTTCCTGGCCAA CTTCAGAACATGCATGGACATTCACAACCTATGCCAACTGGCAGCGGAGGTGTGAATTCTAGCTTTT CTGGCCAAGCAAGT CCAACTGGTGGTGGAAAAAGCGGATACCCCTTCATCGGCCGAGAAAAATTTATGGAGCTTAGTTATGCA GAACTGCCTGAACCTTCACCACCCATGCAAACTGGCGGCAGAGAAGCGTATCCCACTTCGGGTAACTGA